GAGCAGCGACACCTCCGATTCCTTCATGCGGGAAAAAAAGGCCAGATGCTTGCGCGTATCAAACAGAAGGTCGATGTCGCGAGTCGCCATGGCCTGAGGCACGAATCTCACGCCACACGCACTTTCATAGGCGTACAGGGCGTGTGTGCCGACCACGGTGAAATGCTCGGATATCCCCGCTTTGTCCAGGACGTTCAGTACGTCGACGACGACGGGGGGGACACGGCCGACGCGCAGCGCGCGATTCAGACGACGCTGCTCTTCGAATGTCCTTTCGATGGACGCCAGTCGATCGGCAAGAGCGGCCTTGCGCTGGGTGAAGGTCTGAAAAATCTTGGTGGTCGCGTCGCTTTCGGGCCCCAATGATTTGTGGGCGCCCTTGACAGAAGTACGGATCAGATACCGATGACCCGAGATCTCGCGCCAGATCATCCCGCCTCGGAACTGCGCGGCCTCATGCCTCAAGCGTCGAATTTCTGCAAAGACGCTCTCCGCGTCGATGTACTGCCGCTTCTGGCTTTCACTGTTTTCGAGGATGTCCGACATTTCATCATTTTCCTGAAGTTTTCATTTTTATGGTGAAAAACGCGAAGGCAGGCCCTTTGTTTCCTTTCACTGCAAACAGATGATTTCGGAAAATGTGATGAAAATATATATAAATCAATAGCTTATATAAGTATTTCAAAACAGGAACATGGTGGGCAGGGCGCCCTCAGGCTGGCTAACTCCCGTCCGCGGACGTGCTTCATGAAGCCTGGCTTCACAAGGTATGCAGTATTCGCCACTATTTCTTTTGGATTCTTCTTCTTACAGTCGCCGCCAGCGCCCCTCGGGCGCGACCCCACCCACGAAGAACGGATCCCACCATGAGCTCGCTCAACGTCAACGGCCGCGACCACACGGTCGACGCCGACCCCGGCACCCCCATCCTCTGGGCCCTGCGCGACACGCTGGGCATGACCGGCACCAAGTTCGGCTGCGGTGCGGCGCTGTGCGGCGCCTGCACGGTGCACCTGGACGGCCAGGCCATCCGCTCTTGCATCACGCCCATCTCGGCCGCCGAGGGCAAGAAGATCGTCACCATCGAAGCCGCGACCGACGGCAGCGACCCGGTCGGCGCCGCCGTGCACGCCGCATGGGTCAGGCACGACGTGGCGCAGTGCGGCTACTGCCAGAGCGGCCAGATCATGAGCGCCACGGCGTTCCTCAAGTCGCAGCCCCAGGGCAAGCAGCCCGCGGCGGCCGAGATCGATGCCGCCATGGCCGGCAACATCTGCCGCTGCGGCACCTACGCCCGCATCCGCGCCGCGGTGGCCGATGCCGCCAAATCCCTGGCCTGAAGGAGCGTCTGCCATGCTGCCCACCCCTATCGATCCCGCCGAACTGCCGCGCATCCTGCAGCGCCTGATGGCCGCCAGCCAACCACAA
This genomic window from Variovorax sp. V93 contains:
- a CDS encoding GSU2403 family nucleotidyltransferase fold protein, which encodes MSDILENSESQKRQYIDAESVFAEIRRLRHEAAQFRGGMIWREISGHRYLIRTSVKGAHKSLGPESDATTKIFQTFTQRKAALADRLASIERTFEEQRRLNRALRVGRVPPVVVDVLNVLDKAGISEHFTVVGTHALYAYESACGVRFVPQAMATRDIDLLFDTRKHLAFFSRMKESEVSLLGLLRKADKSFERLEDQKETVRNATGFEVDVIRRVAKDGDPHPLRMSDDEDDIWAVQASTGERILNSPRFSQMVVSTTGEMALMNTMHPLDFVDVKLALAKYPNRDPLKRSKDVLQAELVAMLVRNYMPQYARPL
- a CDS encoding (2Fe-2S)-binding protein — its product is MSSLNVNGRDHTVDADPGTPILWALRDTLGMTGTKFGCGAALCGACTVHLDGQAIRSCITPISAAEGKKIVTIEAATDGSDPVGAAVHAAWVRHDVAQCGYCQSGQIMSATAFLKSQPQGKQPAAAEIDAAMAGNICRCGTYARIRAAVADAAKSLA